Proteins co-encoded in one Corylus avellana chromosome ca9, CavTom2PMs-1.0 genomic window:
- the LOC132162395 gene encoding uncharacterized protein LOC132162395, producing MPRVNTYDGTGDPTNLMESLHAHFILHGTPDEISCRAFPSTLAGVAKDWFGRLPASSIDNFKTLGRLFLSQFLATRKRKKNPAKLLSLVQGKEESLKEFMLRFNQEKLMIENPNEQTVLDALMHGVRAEGPLMAELSKSSKLITLSQFMKKANEYINQEETVKALMKSQREEIEAKSGIAKVAPASVEKKGEKNVKKSGKAVPSYPRMDPQKLQSPKFTPLNTSMTKVFMEIRRDPTFKWPSKLKGDPKRRDP from the coding sequence ATGCCCCGAGTTAATACCTATGATGGCACCGGGGATCCAACAAACCTTATGGAGAGTCTTCATGCGCATTTCATCCTTCATGGTACCCCGGACGAAATTTCATGTAGGGCTTTTCCCTCAACTTTGGCTGGAGTAGCTAAAGATTGGTTCGGGAGGCTCCCAGCCAGTTCAATAGATAATTTCAAAACTCTGGGGCGGCTCTTCTTAAGTCAATTCTTGGCTACccgaaagaggaagaagaatccgGCCAAATTGCTATCCCTTGTTCAGGGGAAGGAGGAGTCGTTGAAGGAATTCATGCTCAGGTTTAACCAGGAGAAGCTGATGATTGAAAACCCGAATGAGCAGACAGTACTTGATGCTTTGATGCATGGGGTAAGGGCTGAAGGACCGTTGATGGCGGAGCTGTCGAAAAGTTCTAAGTTAATAACTCTCAGCCAATTCATGAAGAAGGCTAATGAATACATTAATCAAGAAGAAACTGTCAAAGCTCTCATGAAGTCTCAAAGGGAAGAAATCGAAGCCAAGAGTGGTATTGCTAAGGTAGCACCAGCTAGTGTTGAAAAGAAAGGCGAGAAGAATGTGAAGAAATCAGGGAAGGCGGTCCCGTCATACCCAAGGATGGACCCTCAGAAATTGCAAAGCCCGAAGTTCACTCCACTGAATACTAGCATGACTAAGGTATTCATGGAGATTAGGAGGGATCCTACCTTCAAATGGCCAAGTAAGTTGAAAGGCGACCCTAAGAGGCGTGACCCTTAG
- the LOC132161857 gene encoding pentatricopeptide repeat-containing protein At3g09650, chloroplastic, with protein MNPKLPQPLPPTSSSSSNSYSFPLTHTLYLHWASPPPSSSTAITTTSKSSRSFLVHAATNHTSPTDLSLTAAAATEPANSLDQTLLALLRQRKTEDAWIAYTQCTHLPSPTCLSRLVSQLSYLNTQVGLTRAQSIITRLRHERQLHRLDANSLGLLAVAAAKAGHTLYATSIVKSMLRSGYLPHVKAWSAVVSRLAASGDDGPTEALKLFNSVTRRVRRFADPTIVADSRPDTAAYNAVLNACANVGDTKRFLQLFDEMPEFSAEPDVLTYNVMIKLCARADRKDLLVFVLERILEKRIPLCMTTLHSLVAAYVGFSDLQTAENMVQAMREGRRDLCRILRENSSQEDGDEDGDRDRDGHGDVFTKLLPNSIELGNSEPPLLPKAYAPNSRIYTTLMKGYMMSGRVTDTVRMLEAMRRQDDSASHPDHVTYTTVISAMVKAGLMDRARQVLAEMTRIGVPANRITYNILLKGYCEQLKIDKAKELLRDMADDSGIEPDVVSYNILIDGCILVDDSAGALAFFNEMRAKGIAPTKISYTTLMKAFALSGQPKLANKVFDEMLSDARVKVDLVAWNMLVEGYCRLGLLEAAKKIIERMKENGLYPNVATYGSLANAIALARKPGEALLLWNEVKERCRAKKEGVNCDSSPTPPPLKPDEGLLDTLADICVRAAFFRKALEIVACMEEYGIPPNKTKYTRIYVEMHSRMFTSKHASKARQDRRIERKRAAEAFKFWLGLPNSYYGSEWRLEPIDGDQDASEF; from the coding sequence ATGAACCCTAAACTACCACAACCGCTTCCACCAACCTCCTCCTCTTCATCAAATTCCTACTCATTCCCACTAACCCATACCCTCTATCTCCACTGGGCCTCTCCTCCGCCCTCCTCCTCCACCGCTATCACCACCACGTCCAAATCCTCGCGCTCATTTCTTGTGCACGCCGCAACGAACCACACCAGCCCAACAGACCTCTCTCTCACAGCCGCCGCCGCCACCGAACCGGCCAATTCTTTAGACCAAACACTCCTCGCTCTCCTCCGTCAAAGGAAAACAGAGGACGCCTGGATAGCCTACACCCAGTGCACTCACCTTCCGAGCCCCACTTGCCTTAGCCGCTTGGTCTCCCAGTTGTCCTACCTAAACACCCAAGTGGGCCTCACGCGCGCCCAGTCCATCATCACCCGCCTCCGCCACGAGCGCCAGCTCCACCGCCTCGATGCTAATTCCCTCGGCCTCCTCGCCGTGGCGGCCGCCAAGGCCGGCCACACGCTCTACGCCACCTCCATCGTCAAGTCCATGCTCCGCTCCGGTTATCTCCCCCACGTCAAGGCGTGGAGCGCCGTCGTTAGCCGCCTCGCGGCTTCCGGCGATGACGGCCCCACCGAAGCGCTCAAGCTGTTCAATTCGGTGACACGGCGGGTCCGCCGATTCGCAGACCCCACCATAGTTGCCGACTCGCGGCCCGACACGGCTGCTTACAACGCTGTGCTCAATGCCTGTGCTAATGTTGGCGATACTAAGCGGTTCCTGCAattgtttgatgaaatgccTGAGTTTAGCGCTGAGCCGGATGTACTAACTTACAACGTTATGATTAAGCTGTGTGCTAGAGCTGACAGGAAAGATTTGCTGGTCTTTGTATTGGAGAGGATTCTTGAGAAGAGAATTCCCTTGTGTATGACAACGTTGCATTCACTTGTTGCGGCTTATGTTGGTTTCAGTGATTTGCAAACGGCGGAGAATATGGTTCAAGCAATGAGGGAAGGTCGGAGGGATCTTTGCAGGATTCTCAGGGAGAATTCGAGTCAGGAGGATGGAGATGAAGATGGGGATAGAGATAGAGATGGGCATGGAGATGTGTTTACGAAGTTGCTTCCCAATAGTATCGAGTTGGGTAACTCTGAGCCGCCACTGTTGCCAAAAGCATATGCTCCTAACTCTAGAATTTATACAACTCTTATGAAAGGTTATATGATGTCTGGCCGTGTCACCGACACGGTCCGAATGCTTGAGGCAATGCGGCGGCAGGACGATAGTGCTAGTCATCCTGATCATGTAACATATACAACTGTTATTTCAGCAATGGTAAAGGCAGGGTTGATGGACCGGGCACGCCAAGTGCTTGCCGAAATGACAAGAATTGGTGTACCTGCAAATCGGATTACTTACAATATACTCCTCAAGGGCTACTGCGAGCAACTGAAGATAGACAAGGCAAAGGAGCTGCTTAGGGACATGGCTGATGATTCAGGAATTGAGCCTGATGTGGTGTCCTATAACATCTTGATTGATGGGTGTATACTGGTTGATGACAGTGCCGGGGCTCTTGCATTCTTCAATGAGATGCGAGCAAAAGGAATAGCTCCCACGAAGATTAGTTATACCACTTTGATGAAAGCTTTTGCCTTGTCGGGTCAACCAAAGCTGGCTAACAAGGTGTTTGATGAGATGCTCAGTGATGCTCGAGTGAAGGTTGATTTAGTTGCCTGGAATATGTTGGTTGAAGGCTATTGTAGACTGGGATTGCTTGAAGCAGCAAAGAAAATCAttgagagaatgaaagaaaatgggCTTTACCCCAATGTGGCTACTTATGGCAGTCTAGCCAATGCAATTGCATTGGCTAGAAAACCAGGAGAGGCACTTCTGCTTTGGAACGAGGTAAAGGAGAGATGTAGGGCAAAAAAGGAAGGAGTGAATTGCGATTCTTCACCTACACCTCCACCATTGAAACCAGATGAAGGGCTTTTGGATACTTTGGCTGATATCTGTGTGAGAGCCGCTTTCTTTAGAAAAGCTTTAGAAATAGTGGCTTGTATGGAAGAGTATGGGATACCACCAAACAAGACCAAGTATACAAGAATCTATGTGGAAATGCATTCAAGGATGTTTACTAGCAAGCATGCATCAAAGGCCAGGCAGGACAGAAGGATTGAGAGGAAGAGGGCAGCTGAGGCTTTCAAATTTTGGCTGGGGTTGCCTAATTCTTATTATGGGAGTGAGTGGCGGTTAGAACCTATTGATGGAGATCAAGATGCTTCTGAATTCTGA
- the LOC132162396 gene encoding putative disease resistance protein RGA3, translating into MMEMALSSLLQVLFDRLASPAIAQLRDLCGLKQNFEKLLQSLPMIQALLEDAEERQETDSIVKKWLSKLKGAAYDAEDLLDELASEIMLCEMSSSIGDQVRSFLLPFHPSKDLFHIACHQLPEMLVALDEIIEKGFSLNLTQKVHNTLSESSISYRETISLVIESEVYGRREDKEKIIELLHTTSNGKNRGDVPIIPIVGIGGLGKTTLAQLVYGDAGLMGCFDMKIWVYVSNDFEIKMIITAIIESVTLRKCEFTNLDILSRKLQETLCGKRYLLVLDDVWNEDQYKWQRFQTLLKGCVKGSKIIVTARSDKVASIVGTFSYHLKGLAEDDSWALFKQYAFGQGEEEGHPNLLPIGKQIVKKCGGVPLAARTLGGLLRDRREESYWLDVKESELWEMDDGQSEILPTLRLSYSLLRPYLKRCFAYCSLFPKSYEFKKEKLIHLWMAEGLILANKERRPLEDIGNDYFNQLLCLSFFQEVKESKDDGMKVYRMHDLIHDLAQAVAGDEFLKLEHAPTPSNLAKTRHSSILSNFQSSIIPLALLTAKRLRTLLLLSPGVSSGETLNLSGCYQLLKLPDSMGKLINLRHLKISGCVRLTHMPTRIGKLVHVQTWPIYIVGRGIGESIAELSCLNLRGGLNIKCLENVNDAEEAKTANLKAKHLHVSKLASSKFDWGCTDQFKGCKALPTLGQLPFLKNLYLQAMEGIECIGQDFYGRDIQAPFSSLKELTLRDFPKLKEWCGSNGKQSCNVAMLQCCHALLIKSMENLTSLSILVIDGFPELPLLSGDLLKNNILLTSLKFSSCPNLSLLPLEIENLTAPTSLTISWCKELKSLPQGLQNLKLLESLEISDCHRLKSLPEDGIQGLSSLRTLSIENYDKLSSLSTGLQYLSALEHLSIMYCPKLPALPDDLHNLSALRSLSILSCPSLVCLPEGLPHIKTLQTLEIRSCPCLSDFS; encoded by the exons ATGATGGAAATGGCCTTATCTTCACTTCTACAGGTACTATTTGATAGACTAGCTTCCCCAGCTATAGCACAGCTTCGGGATCTCTGTGGCCTTAAGCAGAATTTTGAGAAGCTACTGCAGTCGCTGCCGATGATTCAAGCTTTGCTTGAAGATGCAGAAGAGCGACAAGAGACAGATAGTATTGTGAAGAAATGGCTGTCAAAGCTCAAAGGCGCAGCTTATGATGCTGAGGATTTATTGGATGAGCTTGCATCAGAAATCATGCTATGTGAGATGAGCAGTAGCATTGGAGATCAGGTACGCAGCTTTCTTCTGCCTTTTCACCCTTCCAAAGATCTCTTTCATATTGCTTGTCATCAACTTCCAGAAATGCTTGTGGCCTTAGATGAGATTATTGAGAAGGGTTTCAGCTTAAATTTGACACAAAAGGTTCATAATACGCTTTCTGAGAGCTCAATTAGCTATAGAGAGACTATCTCTTTAGTGATTGAATCTGAGGTGTATGGAAGAAGGGAAGATAAAGAAAAGATTATAGAGCTTCTGCATACCACCAGCAATGGGAAAAACAGAGGAGATGTTCCAATCATTCCAATTGTTGGAATAGGAGGCCTAGGCAAGACAACATTAGCTCAATTGGTCTACGGTGATGCTGGTTTGATGGGGTGCTTTGATATGAAAATATGGGTGTATGTTTCtaatgattttgaaattaaaatgattattaCAGCCATTATAGAGTCTGTAACACTGAGGAAATGTGAATTTACAAATTTGGATATACTTTCTCGTAAGCTGCAGGAAACTTTATGTGGGAAGAGGTATCTACTGGTTTTGGATGATGTATGGAATGAAGATCAATATAAATGGCAAAGATTTCAAACTTTACTAAAAGGTTGTGTGAAAGGAAGCAAGATAATAGTCACCGCTCGAAGTGACAAAGTTGCATCAATAGTAGGAACTTTCTCCTATCATCTCAAGGGCTTGGCTGAGGATGATTCTTGGGCTTTGTTCAAGCAGTACGCTTTTGGTCAGGGAGAAGAGGAAGGTCATCCTAACTTGTTGCCAATTGGAAAACAAATTGTTAAGAAATGTGGAGGCGTGCCGCTAGCAGCACGGACCCTGGGAGGTTTATTGCGCGACAGAAGAGAGGAGAGTTACTGGTTGGATGTGAAAGAGAGTGAACTTTGGGAAATGGATGATGGCCAAAGTGAAATTTTGCCGACCCTAAGATTGAGTTATAGTCTGTTGCGACCATATCTGAAACGATGCTTTGCATACTGTTCGCTGTTTCCAAAAAGTTATGAGTTCAAGAAGGAGAAGTTAATCCATCTTTGGATGGCAGAAGGCTTGATTCTAGCAAATAAAGAACGTAGGCCATTAGAGGACATTGGAAATGATTATTTCAATCAACTATTGTGCCTGTCCTTCTTTCAGGAAGTTAAGGAAAGTAAAGATGATGGCATGAAAGTTTACAGAATGCATGATCTCATTCATGATCTTGCCCAAGCTGTTGCTGGGGATGAATTCTTGAAACTAGAGCATGCCCCTACTCCAAGCAATCTTGCAAAAACTCGTCACTCATCAATACTTTCCAATTTTCAATCATCTATAATCCCACTAGCCTTGCTGACAGCAAAACGTCTCAGAACCTTGCTTTTGTTGTCTCCTGGAGTCAGCTCTGGGGAG ACACTGAACCTCTCAGGTTGCTACCAACTTCTGAAGCTGCCTGATAGCATGGGAaagttgattaacctaagacaccttaaaatatctGGATGCGTAAGATTGACCCATATGCCAACCAGGATTGGAAAGTTGGTTCACGTTCAGACATGGCCGATATACATTGTGGGCAGGGGAATTGGGGAAAGCATTGCAGAACTCAGCTGTCTAAACCTAAGGGGTGGACTTAACATTAAATGCTTGGAGAATGTGAATGATGCAGAAGAAGCAAAGACTGCTAATTTGAAAGCGAAGCACCTTCAC GTTTCCAAATTGGCTTCTTCCAAGTTTGACTGGGGTTGTACTGACCAATTCAAAGGATGTAAAGCTTTACCCACCCTTGGGCAGCTTCCATTTCTTAAGAATCTATACCTGCAAGCAATGGAAGGCATTGAGTGCATTGGCCAAGACTTCTATGGCAGAGACATCCAGGCGCCATTCTCTTCTCTCAAAGAACTAACCCTCAGAGATTTTCCAAAGTTGAAAGAATGGTGTGGCAGTAATGGCAAACAA AGTTGCAATGTTGCAATGTTGCAATGTTGCCATGCATTGCTTATAAAATCCATGGAAAATCTGACCTCACTCTCCATTCTTGTGATTGATGGTTTCCCTGAGTTGCCACTCTTATCAGGAGACCTGCTAAAAAACAATATTCTTCTCACCTCTCTGAAGTTTAGCTCATGCCCTAATCTTTCTTTGCTGCCTTTGGAAATAGAGAATCTCACTGCTCCAACATCACTGACCATAAGTTGGTGTAAGGAGCTTAAATCTTTGCCACAAGGATTGCAAAACCTTAAATTACTGGAGTCTTTGGAAATCAGTGACTGCCATAGACTTAAGTCTTTGCCAGAGGATGGTATTCAAGGTTTGAGCTCCCTAAGAACTTTGTCCATTGAGAACTACGATAAGCTGTCTTCTTTATCAACAGGACTGCAATACCTCAGTGCACTTGAGCACTTGAGCATTATGTACTGCCCAAAATTACCTGCTCTGCCAGATGATTTGCACAACCTCTCAGCGCTTCGAAGTTTGAGCATTTTAAGTTGTCCTAGTCTGGTTTGTCTGCCAGAGGGGCTACCTCATATTAAGACATTGCAAACTTTGGAAATTCGTAGCTGTCCTTGTCTCAGTGATTTTTCTTGA